One window of Novipirellula aureliae genomic DNA carries:
- a CDS encoding Gfo/Idh/MocA family protein: protein MAIGIGVVGCGMIAGFHAKAIADANGAELIGGVDRSPDLAKNFAEKNGCKAYNTLAEMLADPAIDAVSICTPSGVHMDPAVEAAQAGKHVFVEKPLEITTERCDKIIQACEKSDVRLAVTFQSRFHKSSQIVKKAVDEGRFGTITMGDAYVKWFRTQEYYDSGAWRGTWALDGGGALMNQAVHSVDLLLWLMGDVKEISAMTTTATHERIEVEDIAVATLRFANGALGVIEATTTAFPGTLKRIEISGSLGTAIIEEEDIKMWQFAHEHENDQHIRDTMIGKTETGGGAADPSAIGHHGHTMLFEEFVAAIDEKRAPAIDGHEGRRSIEVIEAIYQSAKSGQVIEL, encoded by the coding sequence ATGGCGATTGGAATTGGCGTGGTTGGTTGCGGAATGATTGCTGGATTTCACGCAAAGGCGATCGCCGACGCGAACGGGGCCGAATTGATCGGCGGTGTCGATCGTAGTCCTGATTTGGCAAAGAACTTTGCTGAAAAGAACGGGTGCAAAGCCTACAATACCCTGGCCGAGATGCTGGCCGATCCAGCGATTGATGCGGTTTCAATCTGCACCCCCAGCGGCGTTCATATGGACCCGGCCGTTGAGGCGGCACAAGCGGGTAAGCATGTCTTCGTCGAAAAACCGCTGGAAATCACCACCGAACGCTGCGACAAGATTATCCAGGCCTGCGAAAAATCGGACGTACGGCTAGCGGTCACCTTTCAAAGCCGTTTCCACAAATCGAGTCAAATCGTCAAAAAAGCGGTCGATGAAGGGCGCTTCGGAACGATCACCATGGGTGACGCCTACGTGAAATGGTTCCGCACCCAAGAGTATTATGACAGCGGGGCTTGGCGTGGCACTTGGGCTCTCGATGGCGGCGGGGCGCTGATGAACCAAGCGGTCCATAGCGTCGATCTTTTGCTATGGTTGATGGGCGATGTCAAGGAAATCAGCGCGATGACAACGACCGCGACGCACGAGCGAATCGAGGTTGAGGATATCGCCGTCGCAACGCTGCGGTTCGCCAACGGTGCGCTCGGGGTGATTGAAGCGACGACAACCGCTTTTCCAGGGACGCTCAAACGGATTGAAATCAGCGGTAGTCTCGGGACCGCGATCATCGAAGAAGAAGATATCAAAATGTGGCAATTCGCTCACGAGCACGAAAACGATCAACACATCCGAGACACAATGATCGGTAAAACGGAGACCGGTGGTGGTGCGGCGGATCCGTCGGCCATCGGGCACCACGGTCACACAATGTTGTTCGAAGAGTTTGTCGCCGCGATCGATGAAAAACGCGCTCCCGCAATCGATGGCCATGAGGGCCGACGCAGTATCGAAGTGATCGAAGCGATCTACCAGAGTGCAAAAAGCGGGCAAGTGATTGAACTTTAG
- a CDS encoding SelL-related redox protein, whose protein sequence is MQTESYRPWMKWVLIAAASYNLCWGGWVVLFPDQLFELTGIATPLYPGIWQCVGMIVGVYGIGYGIAAFDPLRHWPIVLVGFLGKLFGPIGMLWNVLMIDPSTPGRLPGEWLWLSLSNDLIWIIPFAGILLAAMRNDSAPMEDSVPMTIAEANQAFLSQHGKTLSELNRDRPALLVFLRHSGCTFCREALADIEVRRDKIEQSANIVLVHMGAENAETHKYFTSYSLGDVDRISDPTRKLYRSYHLRRGAVRELLGPSVWWRGFWVAIVNRHGVGKLGGDGFQMPGAFVIFGDKIVKSFRHQTAAERPDYCELVR, encoded by the coding sequence ATGCAAACCGAATCCTACCGACCTTGGATGAAATGGGTGCTGATTGCCGCAGCGAGCTACAATTTGTGTTGGGGCGGTTGGGTGGTATTGTTTCCCGATCAGCTGTTCGAATTAACTGGCATCGCCACACCTTTGTATCCAGGCATTTGGCAATGCGTTGGGATGATCGTTGGTGTTTACGGAATCGGCTATGGGATTGCGGCGTTCGACCCACTAAGGCATTGGCCCATCGTTTTGGTTGGTTTTTTGGGCAAGCTTTTTGGCCCGATTGGGATGCTTTGGAACGTGCTGATGATCGATCCGTCCACCCCAGGCCGGTTGCCGGGCGAATGGTTGTGGCTCAGCTTGAGCAACGATTTGATCTGGATCATTCCATTTGCTGGCATCTTGCTGGCCGCAATGCGTAACGACAGTGCACCGATGGAGGATAGCGTGCCGATGACGATTGCCGAAGCCAACCAAGCGTTTTTATCTCAGCATGGCAAGACGCTAAGCGAACTGAATCGTGACCGACCAGCGCTATTGGTATTTTTGCGTCACAGCGGGTGTACGTTTTGCCGCGAAGCGTTGGCCGACATTGAGGTTCGTCGAGACAAGATTGAGCAATCTGCCAATATCGTGCTCGTCCACATGGGCGCCGAAAACGCAGAAACGCATAAGTATTTCACCAGCTACTCGCTTGGTGATGTCGACCGCATCAGTGACCCGACTCGCAAGCTCTATCGCAGTTATCACTTACGCCGCGGCGCGGTGCGAGAATTGTTGGGGCCCTCGGTCTGGTGGCGAGGTTTTTGGGTTGCGATTGTCAACCGTCATGGGGTGGGCAAACTCGGTGGTGATGGCTTCCAGATGCCTGGAGCGTTCGTGATTTTTGGAGACAAGATCGTCAAATCATTCCGGCACCAAACCGCTGCCGAGCGACCCGATTACTGTGAATTGGTCAGGTAG
- a CDS encoding LysR family transcriptional regulator, with translation MPELNHLRADSLTIQQISTFCRVYEHGSYAGAAEELGLATPTIWEQVKTLEKIYQTKLFARSGRSIVSTLSGDALYEMLRPLLANVASTFDRLAEQADQSATHIRLVTGSRMMMEELGTPLARFQKEYPNATMRLRTADNATAQRLILDGHADLALLIEPPKNLIAEGIDYQSLYPLEYLAALPPRHRLIRHSQLTLEDLQGEPLIVGSSQTIGRQQFEQAHFRLGLSYPLRIVAETDNSAITIACVRAGLGVGIIASHAAGHLTRAVKTRSLAHQLGQVNVVAAFRKGRQLTNALQTLVDLIRG, from the coding sequence ATGCCAGAGCTGAATCACCTTCGAGCCGATTCGTTGACAATCCAGCAAATTAGTACGTTTTGTCGTGTCTATGAGCATGGTAGCTATGCAGGTGCCGCAGAGGAACTTGGTTTGGCCACGCCGACCATTTGGGAACAGGTAAAAACGCTCGAGAAAATTTATCAAACCAAATTGTTTGCGCGTTCGGGTCGCAGTATCGTTTCCACCCTTAGCGGTGACGCACTTTACGAAATGCTGCGCCCGTTGTTGGCCAATGTCGCATCAACCTTTGACCGTTTAGCAGAACAAGCCGACCAATCCGCGACACACATCCGCTTGGTAACCGGATCGCGGATGATGATGGAAGAGCTCGGTACGCCCCTAGCTCGATTCCAGAAGGAGTACCCAAATGCGACCATGCGTTTACGAACCGCCGACAATGCGACGGCCCAGCGACTCATACTCGACGGGCACGCTGATTTGGCATTGCTAATTGAACCCCCAAAGAATTTGATTGCGGAGGGGATCGATTATCAATCCTTGTACCCGCTTGAGTACTTGGCTGCTTTGCCGCCGCGTCACCGCTTGATTCGTCATTCCCAGTTGACGCTTGAAGACCTTCAAGGCGAGCCGTTGATTGTGGGTAGCTCACAAACGATCGGGCGTCAGCAGTTCGAGCAGGCACATTTTCGTTTGGGGCTCAGCTATCCTCTGCGAATCGTAGCGGAGACCGACAACAGTGCGATCACGATCGCTTGCGTCCGAGCGGGTCTAGGGGTCGGCATCATCGCCAGCCATGCGGCGGGGCATTTAACTCGAGCGGTCAAAACCCGCTCACTGGCGCACCAATTGGGTCAAGTCAACGTGGTCGCTGCTTTCCGCAAAGGACGCCAATTAACCAATGCCCTACAAACGCTCGTGGACCTGATTCGCGGTTGA
- a CDS encoding MFS transporter, which produces MRIPARAILVAATFMLSVLLYVDRVCISAAKQDVTRDLSLSDQQMGWVFAAFSLGYALFQTPAGSLADRFGPRRVLASIVAIWSVFTGLTAAAGSLASMLVIRFLFGAGEAGAFPGMARAMYSWIPMQERGLVQGINFSGSRIGAAVTLPLVAGLIAQFGWRPTFVILMIVGFIWSVAWLLYFRDDPADAKWLSERESEYILANRQSDSPVTNPASDPASNPASDSLTTPATDAESLLKTILRSGNVRALCLQYFASNFIFFFGLTWFFPQLMTRYGLTGMQASLFTAVPMMFGAFGNWAAGWWVDRLYSQDKWRLSRRLPAATGFALAGIGIVGSAYASTPLSSSMWFSLCIFGADMTLSPSWSTCVDIGKSRAGVVSGMMNMAGNVGAFVTSLAFPYLLEWTGSPLPFFYIAAVLNLLAIGMWFRIDPTVPLQESA; this is translated from the coding sequence ATGCGAATTCCCGCGCGAGCGATTTTGGTTGCGGCAACGTTCATGTTGTCCGTATTGCTGTACGTTGATCGCGTCTGCATCTCGGCAGCCAAACAGGACGTGACACGTGATTTGTCGCTCAGCGATCAACAGATGGGCTGGGTCTTTGCCGCCTTCTCGCTCGGCTATGCGTTGTTCCAAACCCCCGCCGGTTCCCTTGCGGATCGCTTTGGTCCACGGCGTGTTTTGGCAAGCATTGTGGCCATTTGGTCTGTCTTTACAGGACTGACGGCGGCAGCCGGTTCCTTGGCGTCAATGCTCGTCATCCGATTTTTATTCGGCGCGGGCGAGGCAGGTGCGTTTCCAGGCATGGCACGGGCGATGTACTCGTGGATTCCCATGCAGGAACGGGGACTGGTCCAGGGGATCAATTTCTCCGGATCAAGGATTGGTGCTGCCGTAACGTTGCCGCTCGTCGCCGGTTTGATTGCCCAATTTGGTTGGCGTCCAACGTTTGTAATCTTGATGATTGTCGGGTTCATTTGGTCCGTTGCTTGGTTGCTTTACTTTCGCGATGACCCCGCGGACGCAAAATGGCTTAGTGAGAGGGAGAGTGAATACATTTTGGCCAATCGGCAAAGCGACTCGCCAGTAACGAATCCGGCATCGGACCCGGCATCGAATCCGGCATCGGATTCATTGACGACGCCAGCGACCGATGCCGAGTCTTTGCTGAAAACGATCCTTCGCTCGGGCAATGTTCGTGCTTTGTGTTTGCAGTACTTCGCTTCTAACTTTATTTTCTTCTTCGGTTTGACGTGGTTTTTCCCACAATTGATGACGCGTTATGGATTGACTGGGATGCAGGCCAGTTTGTTTACCGCGGTGCCGATGATGTTTGGCGCGTTTGGCAATTGGGCGGCCGGTTGGTGGGTCGATCGTTTGTACTCTCAAGACAAATGGCGTTTGTCACGTCGATTGCCTGCAGCAACCGGCTTTGCGTTGGCGGGAATCGGGATCGTCGGCAGCGCCTATGCATCCACGCCACTATCGTCGTCGATGTGGTTTAGTTTGTGCATCTTTGGTGCCGACATGACGCTGTCCCCCTCCTGGAGCACGTGCGTGGATATTGGGAAATCGCGGGCGGGTGTGGTCTCGGGGATGATGAATATGGCCGGAAACGTTGGCGCCTTCGTCACGTCGCTTGCGTTTCCTTATCTGCTGGAGTGGACCGGTTCTCCACTTCCCTTTTTCTACATCGCGGCAGTATTAAACTTGCTCGCGATTGGCATGTGGTTTCGTATCGATCCGACCGTGCCGCTACAGGAGTCTGCTTGA
- a CDS encoding cyclase family protein: MNASLESPSPSIENQREPANRRGLLIGAGYFSDFHLDAWQRCKRANIVAVCDLDATKANAAAKKYGIERSVTDIAEALALPDIDFIDVATGPTNRFELIQQVVPRRLPIICQKPLANDFAEATKILDRVRSADAPFMVHENFRFQPWYREIKRLLAKGVIGHRVHTMTMRTRMGDGWGPDAYLGRQPYFRTMPRLLIHETGVHFIDTFRFLAGEVTECSATTRRINDVIVGEDACVLTLQMEKGVTAIWDANRYNEFSGSDAGHDPRYTFGQFQVEADGGTISLATDGTITIDPLGKPAYQHAYTPSRHGFAGDCVLACQEHFLDVLDNRVACETSADEYQKTLLVVEAAYESAQRHRPVVSRFGISHSADDLDVKTGANAQTTQESGAARLGRVIDLTRPLTSTVPGVQVEPCKTIEKDGWNATTLSLYSHCGTHIDAPRHFLPNGKTLDALDLSVCSGAARLVNLADTPPRHLISVADVIDSIGDVFPDDRLIFRTDWHRRFGTSAYRDELPRISIELAHWLVEKQVALIGVEPPSVADVNNKVELTDVHQTLFRGGVTIVEGLVNLDQLPPSEFQFIAVPLNIVGGDGCPVRAIAIVNDEVSG; the protein is encoded by the coding sequence ATGAATGCTTCGCTTGAATCACCTTCGCCGTCAATCGAAAACCAGCGAGAACCAGCGAACCGGCGCGGGTTGTTGATCGGGGCAGGCTACTTTAGCGATTTCCATTTGGATGCTTGGCAACGGTGTAAACGGGCGAACATCGTGGCGGTTTGCGATCTGGATGCAACCAAGGCAAACGCCGCTGCGAAAAAATACGGCATCGAGCGATCCGTGACCGACATCGCCGAAGCTCTCGCTTTGCCCGACATCGATTTCATTGATGTTGCGACGGGACCGACAAACCGATTCGAATTGATTCAGCAAGTCGTGCCACGCCGATTACCAATCATTTGCCAGAAACCTTTGGCAAACGACTTTGCCGAGGCAACCAAGATTTTGGATCGGGTGCGATCGGCCGATGCCCCATTCATGGTTCACGAAAACTTTCGTTTCCAGCCTTGGTATCGTGAAATCAAGCGATTGCTCGCTAAAGGGGTAATCGGTCACCGAGTACACACGATGACGATGCGAACACGGATGGGAGACGGTTGGGGGCCAGACGCCTATCTAGGTCGTCAACCTTATTTCCGTACGATGCCGCGATTGCTGATCCACGAAACGGGTGTGCATTTTATCGACACCTTTCGATTTTTGGCTGGCGAAGTGACCGAGTGTTCCGCAACAACCCGCCGCATCAATGACGTCATTGTCGGCGAGGATGCTTGCGTGTTGACGCTGCAAATGGAAAAGGGAGTGACGGCGATCTGGGATGCAAATCGCTACAACGAATTCAGTGGTAGCGATGCCGGTCACGATCCGAGATACACGTTTGGTCAGTTCCAAGTCGAGGCCGATGGAGGCACGATTTCGTTGGCAACCGATGGAACGATCACGATTGATCCACTCGGAAAGCCAGCGTACCAACACGCCTACACGCCTTCGCGGCATGGCTTTGCAGGCGATTGTGTGCTGGCATGCCAAGAGCATTTCTTAGACGTTCTCGATAACCGAGTCGCCTGCGAAACCTCGGCGGATGAATACCAAAAAACGCTGTTAGTGGTCGAAGCGGCCTACGAATCGGCACAACGTCATCGACCCGTTGTTAGCCGTTTTGGCATTAGCCATAGCGCCGATGATCTTGATGTGAAAACCGGAGCTAACGCCCAAACGACTCAGGAAAGCGGTGCTGCTCGGCTTGGCCGCGTGATTGACCTCACTCGCCCATTGACGAGCACCGTGCCTGGCGTTCAGGTGGAACCGTGCAAAACGATCGAGAAGGACGGTTGGAATGCGACGACGCTGTCCCTCTATTCGCACTGCGGCACGCACATCGATGCACCACGGCATTTTCTACCAAACGGTAAAACGCTCGATGCCCTCGATTTGTCGGTCTGCTCGGGTGCGGCCCGGTTGGTGAATCTGGCTGATACCCCCCCGCGCCACTTGATCTCCGTTGCCGATGTCATCGACTCGATCGGCGACGTTTTCCCAGACGATCGTTTGATTTTTCGAACGGATTGGCATCGTCGTTTCGGCACCTCTGCCTACCGTGACGAGCTACCACGAATCTCGATCGAGTTGGCACATTGGCTTGTTGAGAAACAAGTGGCGCTGATCGGAGTCGAGCCACCTTCCGTTGCGGATGTCAACAACAAGGTCGAATTGACCGACGTGCATCAAACACTGTTTCGTGGTGGAGTCACGATCGTAGAAGGCTTGGTCAATTTAGATCAACTACCACCATCCGAGTTTCAATTCATCGCGGTTCCTCTGAACATCGTTGGCGGTGATGGGTGTCCCGTACGCGCGATCGCAATCGTGAACGACGAGGTATCGGGATGA
- the otnK gene encoding 3-oxo-tetronate kinase — MTSQRLGCIADDYTGATDLCSMLVRSGRRVVQCFGVPELASGQNLSDADAVVVALKSRSIPAPEAVDESLSALRFLQSWGGDRFFFKYCSTFDSTKQGNIGPVADALGTALDVDRLMFCPAFPENGRTVHCGHLFVDGVPLSESGMRNHPLNPMTDSNLVRVLQAQTSHSVGWLSTHGKSANPNASRIIVDAITDDDLRAVADIASSERLLTGGSAIARYWADAAQIRCSGGPTETRSTDHDKGPCVILAGSCSDATRTQVAEFEQTHPVLHLNVADTANIESIAGMALKWCSNHWNRQGDQPPVVLISSAENSQAVDAARQQWGEREAAERTEAIFALISVGLREQGITRLIVAGGETSGTVVAALKIPAVRIGREIAPGVPWVTSIGEPTISLALKSGNFGGKSFFFDALETSP; from the coding sequence ATGACGTCGCAGAGACTCGGATGTATTGCAGACGATTACACCGGAGCGACCGATTTATGTTCGATGCTAGTTCGTAGCGGGCGTCGAGTGGTTCAGTGCTTCGGGGTTCCCGAATTGGCTAGCGGCCAGAACCTGAGTGATGCGGATGCCGTTGTGGTGGCGCTGAAGTCACGGTCGATTCCCGCGCCGGAAGCGGTTGACGAATCGTTGTCGGCACTACGGTTTCTTCAATCATGGGGTGGGGATCGATTTTTCTTCAAGTACTGCTCGACCTTTGATTCAACCAAGCAAGGCAATATCGGACCCGTTGCTGACGCATTGGGCACCGCACTTGACGTGGACCGGTTGATGTTCTGTCCGGCCTTTCCTGAGAATGGACGCACCGTTCACTGCGGTCATTTGTTTGTCGACGGCGTGCCACTCAGCGAAAGCGGGATGCGTAACCATCCGCTCAACCCGATGACTGACAGTAACCTCGTGCGAGTCTTGCAGGCTCAGACATCTCATTCGGTCGGTTGGCTCTCGACTCACGGCAAATCTGCCAATCCGAATGCATCGCGGATCATTGTTGATGCGATCACGGATGATGATCTGCGTGCCGTTGCTGATATCGCCAGCTCGGAGCGGTTGTTAACGGGTGGTTCTGCAATCGCTCGCTACTGGGCCGACGCCGCCCAAATCCGCTGCTCTGGCGGACCGACGGAGACACGATCGACGGATCACGACAAGGGTCCCTGCGTAATACTGGCGGGCAGTTGTTCCGATGCGACTCGCACACAGGTCGCCGAGTTTGAGCAAACGCATCCGGTTTTGCACCTCAACGTTGCCGATACCGCCAACATCGAATCAATCGCTGGCATGGCACTGAAATGGTGTTCAAATCATTGGAATCGCCAAGGCGATCAGCCGCCCGTGGTTTTGATCAGTTCGGCTGAGAATTCGCAAGCGGTCGATGCGGCTCGCCAGCAGTGGGGCGAGCGAGAGGCGGCCGAGAGAACCGAAGCGATTTTCGCATTGATCTCCGTTGGCCTCCGAGAGCAAGGGATCACGCGTCTCATCGTCGCTGGCGGTGAAACCTCTGGAACGGTCGTCGCTGCGCTGAAGATTCCCGCTGTACGGATTGGACGCGAGATCGCACCCGGCGTGCCATGGGTAACCTCGATCGGCGAGCCTACCATTTCGTTGGCTTTAAAATCTGGCAATTTTGGTGGCAAGAGTTTCTTCTTCGATGCACTGGAGACATCCCCATGA
- the otnC gene encoding 3-oxo-tetronate 4-phosphate decarboxylase, whose product MSETELRERMAEHGRSLYERGLTAGSSGNISVRLPDGILVTPTNCCLGRLDPDEISRLDSVGNLLSGKRPSKESFLHLAYYNARSKEQAVVHLHSTWSVAVSCLADIDPENVIPPITAYFVMRVGKLPLVPFFPPGDEQLAEAVASVAKSSRGALLANHGPVIGATDLDQAVYAIEELEETAKLFLMLRGLPTRYLTDEQAGKL is encoded by the coding sequence ATGAGTGAAACTGAACTTCGCGAACGGATGGCCGAACATGGCCGATCGCTATATGAGCGTGGCTTGACGGCCGGCAGTTCCGGCAACATCAGCGTCCGATTGCCCGATGGCATCTTGGTAACGCCAACCAATTGCTGTTTGGGTAGACTCGATCCCGATGAAATCTCGAGGTTGGACTCGGTCGGAAATCTGCTCTCGGGCAAACGACCCTCGAAAGAGTCGTTTTTGCATTTGGCGTATTACAACGCGCGTTCAAAGGAACAAGCCGTCGTCCATTTGCATTCGACATGGTCGGTTGCTGTCAGTTGTTTGGCAGACATCGATCCTGAGAACGTCATCCCTCCAATCACGGCTTACTTTGTAATGCGAGTGGGAAAACTACCACTCGTTCCATTCTTTCCACCTGGTGATGAGCAATTGGCTGAAGCCGTCGCATCGGTAGCCAAGTCATCGCGAGGTGCGTTGTTGGCTAACCACGGCCCCGTCATTGGGGCAACCGACTTGGATCAAGCCGTGTATGCAATCGAAGAACTAGAGGAAACAGCCAAGTTGTTCTTAATGCTTCGCGGTTTACCGACTCGATACCTTACCGACGAACAGGCTGGGAAACTGTAG
- the modA gene encoding molybdate ABC transporter substrate-binding protein has translation MKRCFAGAMVAIFCLLALGCDLAETNRSEGNEIMVLVAASTNEAIKQIAYQFELRTGVGVVISSGPSNNLARQIVTGAPVDVFVSANQQWADAIVQSEPVEESTNLLTNRIVLIVRKGNPANVKQPSDLMANNIHRVAIAGENVPVGMYAEQALLKLGMYEQLTHENKFARGSDARVTLTYVQRGEAEAGIVYASDVIGATDVEVVYEFDPQSHEAIVYPLLLLKRVAMNPSAREFYEYLESDDATKVFEAYGFVSAK, from the coding sequence GTGAAACGATGTTTTGCGGGTGCGATGGTTGCGATTTTCTGTCTACTCGCTCTTGGGTGTGACCTAGCGGAAACGAACCGGTCCGAAGGCAACGAGATCATGGTGCTAGTGGCCGCAAGTACGAACGAGGCGATCAAACAGATCGCGTACCAATTTGAACTGCGAACGGGAGTCGGCGTCGTCATTAGTAGCGGGCCGTCCAATAATCTTGCTCGCCAAATTGTCACGGGGGCTCCGGTGGATGTTTTTGTTTCAGCGAATCAGCAATGGGCCGATGCAATTGTTCAATCCGAGCCTGTCGAAGAGAGCACCAATCTACTGACCAATCGTATCGTGTTGATAGTGCGCAAAGGAAACCCAGCAAACGTCAAACAACCGAGCGATTTGATGGCGAACAACATTCACCGAGTTGCAATCGCCGGGGAAAATGTGCCCGTCGGAATGTACGCGGAACAGGCTTTGCTAAAGCTTGGGATGTACGAACAGCTAACACACGAAAACAAATTCGCACGCGGCAGCGATGCACGAGTGACACTGACTTATGTGCAGCGAGGCGAAGCGGAAGCAGGGATTGTCTATGCAAGCGACGTAATAGGTGCTACCGACGTCGAAGTGGTTTACGAATTTGATCCTCAATCGCACGAAGCCATCGTCTATCCTTTGCTACTGCTAAAACGTGTGGCTATGAATCCATCGGCGAGAGAGTTTTACGAGTATCTAGAATCGGACGATGCCACGAAAGTATTCGAGGCGTACGGGTTTGTTTCGGCGAAATAG
- a CDS encoding sigma-54-dependent Fis family transcriptional regulator — MEVLTNCAGEDCPMHDDLASAVSCAELRYRREAERKALLQIARLLSERPGQNQTLLEIVACIEEHLGMIHVTVMMVSVDGLRLELEATKEPSTRNHTKLAYERGEGVIGRVQQSGQAEIVSPIGDDPNFRNRIHQRTPQHLDAHAFICVPISVEGEAFGTLSADVLSRDEDELRGAAETLGIVASMIAYDVNGRRTRRLEREMLELQNLELRDSLGERFRPGNMIGSSSPMRQLYTQIQQVSSSDTTVLIRGESGTGKELVATAIHCTSSRAKKPIIKVNCAALNENLLESELFGHEKGSFTGAVQKRNGRIEEAEGGTLFLDEVGEFSPIIQVKLLRVLQERQYERVGSSVTRDANVRIVAATNRDLEEAVRAGRFRQDLYYRINVFPIHLPPLRKRPDDILLLANHFVAKFSKQMGRPIKRISTPAINTLMMYHWPGNVRELENCIEHAVLLAREGVIHSHNFPPTIRMPDDKTTSTAVCFSLSTRVRALERDMISDALKRSEGNMAAAARELGISSRMIRYKVQNLGIDWNSEA; from the coding sequence ATGGAAGTGCTTACAAATTGCGCAGGTGAAGATTGTCCGATGCACGATGATTTGGCAAGTGCCGTATCATGCGCGGAACTTCGCTATCGACGCGAAGCCGAACGCAAAGCCTTGCTCCAAATCGCTCGTTTGCTCTCCGAGCGACCGGGACAAAACCAAACCCTTTTGGAAATCGTCGCTTGTATCGAAGAACATTTAGGGATGATACATGTCACGGTGATGATGGTTTCCGTCGATGGGCTGCGTCTCGAACTCGAAGCCACCAAGGAGCCAAGCACGAGAAACCACACAAAATTGGCGTATGAACGAGGTGAGGGCGTCATCGGCCGAGTCCAGCAATCCGGTCAAGCTGAAATTGTTAGTCCCATTGGGGACGACCCAAATTTTCGCAATCGGATTCACCAACGCACGCCACAACATCTCGACGCACACGCATTCATCTGCGTTCCCATTTCTGTCGAAGGTGAAGCGTTCGGTACGCTATCGGCGGACGTTCTGTCCCGAGATGAAGATGAGTTGCGAGGCGCAGCAGAGACACTCGGCATCGTCGCTAGCATGATCGCATACGATGTCAACGGCCGGCGAACCCGTCGGCTCGAGCGTGAAATGTTGGAACTGCAAAATCTAGAGCTGCGAGATTCCCTGGGTGAGCGGTTTCGCCCGGGCAACATGATTGGCAGCTCGAGTCCGATGCGACAGCTCTACACCCAAATTCAACAGGTTTCGTCAAGCGACACAACGGTATTAATTCGCGGCGAATCGGGAACGGGGAAAGAATTGGTTGCGACCGCGATTCACTGCACCAGCAGCCGAGCAAAGAAACCAATCATCAAAGTGAACTGCGCGGCGCTCAACGAAAACCTGCTTGAAAGTGAACTATTCGGACACGAAAAGGGATCCTTCACGGGAGCTGTCCAGAAGCGAAATGGTCGCATCGAAGAGGCCGAAGGCGGGACATTGTTCCTCGATGAGGTGGGTGAATTTTCGCCGATCATCCAAGTAAAGCTATTGCGAGTATTACAGGAACGCCAATATGAACGCGTGGGTAGTAGTGTCACGCGCGACGCCAACGTCAGGATTGTCGCGGCAACCAATCGGGACTTAGAGGAAGCGGTCCGCGCCGGACGGTTTCGCCAAGATTTGTACTATCGAATCAATGTTTTCCCCATTCATTTGCCGCCACTTCGCAAGCGTCCTGACGATATCCTGCTATTGGCCAATCACTTCGTCGCCAAATTTTCCAAGCAAATGGGTCGACCGATCAAACGAATCAGTACACCCGCGATCAATACTTTGATGATGTACCATTGGCCCGGCAATGTTCGCGAACTTGAAAACTGCATCGAACACGCCGTGCTACTAGCGCGAGAAGGAGTGATTCACAGTCACAATTTTCCACCCACGATCCGAATGCCGGACGATAAGACCACCAGCACAGCGGTATGTTTTTCGTTAAGCACGCGAGTCCGTGCGCTCGAACGCGACATGATCAGTGATGCCCTAAAGCGATCGGAGGGCAACATGGCCGCCGCGGCTCGAGAGCTAGGGATCAGCTCAAGAATGATTCGGTACAAGGTGCAAAATTTGGGGATCGATTGGAACTCAGAGGCATAA